TGCTGAATCCGAAAGACACGCTGCTTGAAATTCACCGTGCATTACGTCCAGACGGGTGGCTCGTTTTTAGCGTCCCGAATGCGGGGTGCTGGGAGCCGATCCTGTTTTCGACGTCCTGGTTCGCATACGACCTGCCGAGACATTTGCAGCACTTCACCCCGCGGCGGCTGACTCGATTGCTCAATGACTGTGGCTACGACCGCGTCACTGTGGTCCATCAACGCAACCTTCTGAATGTCGTCTCTAGCGTCGGACTCGTGCTCACACGCTGGTTTCCGAACAGCCCGTTGGCACAGAAAATTCTCGCATGGTCAGACCGTCCCACGCTCTGGTGTCAACTAGCCTTGGCCCCTCTCGCCGTTCTTCTGGCTGGCCTGCATCAGGGAGGCAGACTGACGGTAATCGCACGACGCCCCGCCGCGGAATAATCCAACGGCGATTGGGCTTCTGGACCCCACTTCCATCGCGTCGGCATTGCAAACATCACTCGTGGCACCAGCGCAACCGAAGACTTTTCCTGTGAACGCTGTATTTGTTATTCAGCTTTCACATGGGACGTCACTTCAATAAACACTGATGGAAGATCGAGCGAACAATCAGTTGGCTGGGATATCAACGCCGCCTTCTCGTACGTCACGAATACTTTGCCCACCTCTTCGAAGGCTTTCTGCATCTGGCATGCCTGATAAAATGCTTAAAATCGTTTTGAAACTGCCTCTATTTTGTTGGAACACAAACTCCAACCAGGAAATCATGGATTCCCTCATGCCAGCACAGCCGGAAGCACTAAAGGCTGGACGAATGGAGATAACTTGAACGATCATCATCGCCTTAAAATACTTGAAGATCGAAAGGTAGATTGAAGTGGACCCCGTTTTTCGGACCACCGGGAGCCATTTCTTAGATGGTATTCACCGGGCTCGGGGGAGAGGGATTTGATAGGCTTGCTAGGGCGTGCGGTTGGCCAATCCCTGGTGAGGTCGCTCGTGGCGATCGTACTGGAAGTACGCCTTCAATCCTTCATGACAATCGGCTCCCGTCGTGTATTCCTTGAGGTAGATGTTCTCATATTTCACGGTACGCCATAGTCGTTCGATCATGACGTTGTCAATCGCTCGACCTTTGCCGTCCATGCTGATGGCAATCGATTCCTGTTCCAGTCGCTTCG
This genomic interval from Schlesneria paludicola DSM 18645 contains the following:
- a CDS encoding integrase core domain-containing protein, with product MRHYVRSDASGISVFDGGHGLLHRYEWAWQLSNSMDVEFCVETLEEALQQGRLEIFNTDQGSQFTSQIFTKRLEQESIAISMDGKGRAIDNVMIERLWRTVKYENIYLKEYTTGADCHEGLKAYFQYDRHERPHQGLANRTP